One genomic segment of Plasmodium vinckei vinckei genome assembly, chromosome: PVVCY_03 includes these proteins:
- a CDS encoding GAF domain-related protein, putative encodes MNENILRNIWRYKPCLFIKKIIRNKSVLCLKISCNISRSNLKNGSFRLNNFINFWGGNAKKKINTKSKLKNLQENYKVNNEEYKIDRNNNVHYLNTSMLTQCLNKNTHILKYNPNNILIQHNICPYSTTKSEKTAKESSEKVAKENSEQAKNANEEEKNNKIIKPNDMIKGNNPSVEENRKKNNDIKKILNIIFCSSIPMIGFGFMDQFIMIRLGDMFDASIGVTLGISTLCAASFGQLCSDTFGVFFGSAINYLLQRYKIIQIEKFDIKNKIYQYCTLIGSVLGILLGCSLGMLQLLFIDTTKSERLKKKKELDFIFQMVMYDCSDILNCEASTLFLYDKVKNELWSKAIHGRKNIIKISANSNEKSFCLWVLRNKEIINCKDVLTNELYNPAHDKKFNFKTKTILAAPILDRNNEVIGVLMFLNKLRSHGGYFTCNDEKLAELMSKHISIFMEKFNYISEGDKKMIIFDKGKNNTQEEEEDEDEDEDNSKDDHHLKNTSNLIEELKITNFKDKKKEERKRKREQNKKKQYQTLQIYDDGKIFDEGNYNEIKQKMYGDYDEKEEEEEDVYDIEEEEEEEEEEDEENYENLNKDEKDKESEQATIQYKEGKSNLPNSFKKDSNNNKYQSSEINQVAKNEQIKTSNSNLKEGSSKIDAQDHIENKMKKNNSTKIDLEKPYSLNDHTSVGTTTNGYEKDYKNSCTYNKINKLQTINEHNKNFKFNLLMQNVSKNVNNHFFNDQNVSKFYNRNEKGANNNEIEYEQNIPIYIDNENRKQKEKYNLKKYSTISSDEYIDPYIIDNAKILDTFFNNIEKKAKKIILCTHLCEDSINLWAKWKMYGQTYPNNFSEIKSNIKEEQTIPINILDENCCQISYTPEFNYYFENNYDTEYDLFYQNRFNDGYSHAPNREYINDNVVNTNKYEDIENISLIKKNCMVYDVVKSYSHNIFDESYFAQINLGKISNNMSQKKNEMKCFKMLKIIYRYNLNKIFSNHYKYIIIKKKKKLRKFCYSIKCIDIHQMDKFWFTISCQNKLKSIFYKNLYFAINLQNARIIDFKLIHTYILNTIYENTTSIFVSPSTCYNVKKIDLFSVNNLYRLKNKTTMNDIIYKYYIFYNFRKKLKKKKINYYNYQDIYMEESFFGHNTHTKKVPKLLDDDLGKKSAIITVER; translated from the coding sequence accCTAACAATATTCTTATTCAACATAATATCTGTCCATATTCAACAACAAAGAGTGAAAAAACTGCAAAAGAAAGTAGTGAAAAGGTTGCAAAAGAAAATAGTGAACAAGCTAAAAATGCaaatgaagaagaaaaaaacaacaaaataataaaacccAATGATATgataaaaggaaataatcCAAGTGTTGAagaaaatagaaaaaaaaataatgatataaaaaaaatattgaatattatattttgttcatcAATTCCAATGATAGGATTTGGATTTATGGATCAATTTATTATGATCAGATTAGGTGATATGTTTGATGCATCTATAGGTGTAACATTAGGTATATCTACTTTATGTGCCGCCTCATTTGGCCAACTTTGTAGTGATACATTTGGAGTTTTTTTTGGATCCgctataaattatttacttcaaagatacaaaattatacaaatagaaaaatttgatataaaaaataaaatatatcaatattGTACATTAATCGGATCCGTGTTGGGAATACTACTTGGTTGTTCCCTTGGTATGCTTCAACTTCTTTTTATTGATACAACAAAAAGTGaaagattaaaaaaaaaaaaagaattagaCTTTATATTTCAAATGGTTATGTATGATTGTTctgatatattaaattgtgAAGCTtcaacattatttttatatgacaaagtaaaaaatgaattatggAGTAAAGCCATACATggtagaaaaaatattatcaaaatttcTGCCAATagtaatgaaaaaagtttttgtttatgggttttaagaaataaagaaattattaattgtaAAGATGTATTAACtaatgaattatataatccagctcatgataaaaaatttaattttaaaactaAAACTATATTAGCTGCACCTATATTAGATAGAAATAATGAAGTTATCGGCGTCCTTATGTTTCTGAACAAACTACGATCACATGGTGGCTATTTTACATGTAATGATGAAAAACTAGCTGAATTAATGAGTAAACATATCTCTATTTTTAtggaaaaatttaattatataagtgaaggtgataaaaaaatgataatatttgacaagggaaaaaataacacacaagaagaagaagaagatgaAGATGAAGACGAAGACAATTCTAAAGATGatcatcatttaaaaaatacatcaAATTTAATcgaagaattaaaaataactaattttaaagataaaaaaaaagaagaaagaaaaagaaaaagggaacaaaataaaaaaaaacaatatcaaacactacaaatatatgatgatggtaaaatatttgacgaaggaaattataatgaaatcaaacaaaaaatgtatggagattatgatgaaaaggaagaagaagaagaggATGTATATGACATTGAGGAGGAGGAGGAGGAGGAAGAGGAAGAAGATGAAGAGAACTATgaaaatttgaataaaGACGAAAAGGATAAAGAATCAGAGCAAGCAACTATACAGTATAAAGAAGGAAAAAGCAATTTGCCAAactcatttaaaaaagatagcaataataataaatatcaaTCAAGCGAAATAAACCAAGTAGCAAAAAATGAGCAAATTAAAACATCAAATTCAAACTTAAAAGAAGGGAGCAGTAAGATCGATGCTCAAGACCacattgaaaataaaatgaagaaaaataattctacCAAAATAGATTTAGAAAAACCATATAGTTTGAATGACCATACAAGTGTAGGTACCACTACTAATGGTTATGAAAAAgactataaaaatagttgcacatataataaaataaataaattacaaACCATTAAtgaacataataaaaattttaaattcaaTTTATTAATGCAAAATGTTtctaaaaatgtaaataatcatttttttaacgaCCAAAATGtatcaaaattttataataggAATGAAAAAGGTGCTaacaataatgaaatagaatatgaacaaaatatacCCATTTATATTGATAACGAAAATAGgaaacaaaaagaaaaatacaatttaaaaaaatattctacCATTAGTAGTGATGAATATATTGatccatatataatagacaatgctaaaatattagataccttttttaataatatagaaaaaaaagcaaaaaaaattattttatgtacaCACTTATGTGAAGATAGTATAAACTTGTGGGCAAAATGGAAAATGTATGGACAAACTTATCCTAATAATTTTagtgaaataaaaagtaatattAAAGAAGAACAGACAATTccaattaatatattagatGAAAATTGTTGTCAAATTTCTTATACTCCtgaatttaattattactttgaaaataattatgatacAGAATATGATTTGTTTTATCAAAATCGTTTCAACGATGGATATAGTCATGCCCCCAATCgagaatatattaatgataatgttgtaaatacaaataagtATGAAGATATTGAAAACATATCActtataaagaaaaattgtATGGTATATGATGTTGTTAAAAGTTATAGTCATAACATATTTGATGAAAGTTATTTTGCTCAAATTAATTTGGGAAAAATATCTAATAATATgtctcaaaaaaaaaatgaaatgaaatgttttaaaatgcTAAAGATTATATACAGATATAatctaaataaaattttcagtaaccattataaatacataataataaaaaaaaaaaaaaaattaagaaaattttgttattcTATAAAATGTATTGATATACACCAAATGGACAAATTTTGGTTTACTATATCTTgccaaaataaattaaaaagtattttttataaaaacttATATTTCGCAATTAACTTACAAAATGCACGCATAATTGATTTCAAActtatacatacatatatattaaatacaaTATATGAGAATACAACCTCAATTTTTGTATCACCAAGTACTTGCTataatgttaaaaaaatagaccTCTTTTCAGTAAACAATTTATAtcgtttaaaaaataaaactacaatgaatgatataatttataaatattatatattttataatttccgaaaaaaattaaaaaaaaaaaaaattaattactataattatcaagatatatatatggaagAAAGTTTCTTTGGTCATAATACACACACAAAGAAAGTACCAAAATTGCTTGATGATGATTtgggaaaaaaaagtgCAATCATAACAGTGGAAAGGTAA
- a CDS encoding UDP-N-acetylglucosamine transferase subunit ALG14, putative, translating to MLVALCCLSIFIYIYFFFQKKIIYNKNSVQNEDIEIGVVLGSGGHTFEILEILKLIKNDNIIFHFFCANGDNLSKEKAEKEFEKYRKNFVFIPRCRNIGESYLTALIKFIFVFIYCIFLTYKLNNIKLLIVNGPGTCVPVVFSLLFKKYFFFKKIKIVYIESVCRIYSLSLSAKILYRFTDMFVVFSKHLQNKYKKAKFYGYLF from the coding sequence ATGCTTGTAGCTCTTTGCTGCTtaagtatatttatatacatatattttttttttcaaaaaaaaataatctataataaaaatagtgtaCAAAATGAAGACATTGAAATCGGTGTAGTTCTAGGATCAGGAGGTCATACATTTGAAATAttagaaatattaaaactcataaaaaatgataatataatttttcattttttttgtgcaAATGGTGATAATTTGAGCAAGGAAAAAGCAGAAAAAGAATTTGAAAagtatagaaaaaattttgTCTTTATACCAAGGTGTAGAAATATAGGAGAATCATATTTAACGGccttaattaaatttatatttgtatttatatattgcatatttttaacatatAAATTGAATAACATTAAGTTGTTGATAGTAAATGGCCCTGGAACATGTGTACCCGTTgtgttttcattattatttaaaaaatattttttttttaaaaaaataaagatagtTTATATAGAAAGTGTTTGTAGGATATATTCCTTATCCTTGAGTGCAAAAATTCTATATAGATTTACTGATATGTTTGTCGTTTTTTCTAAgcatttacaaaataagtataaaaaaGCAAAGTTTTATGGTTATTTATTCtga